One segment of Pseudomonas asgharzadehiana DNA contains the following:
- the tkt gene encoding transketolase gives MTHAATTVDTQCINTLRTLAMDAVQKANSGHPGTPMGLAPVGYTLWSRFLRYHPAHPDWPNRDRFVLSVGHASMLLYSLLHLAGVVEIDAQGQRTGQPAISLDDIKQFRQADSKTPGHPEYRMTTGVETTTGPLGQGCANSVGMAMAERWLAERFNRDGQVLFDYNVYTLCGDGDMMEGISSEAASMAGHLKLDNLCWIYDNNTISIEGHTELAFSEDVIKRFQAYGWHTLHVADANDLQALSEALETFQANTGAPTLIVVDSVIGYGSPHKHNTAAAHGEPLGDEEIRLTKAAYGWPQDSSFLVPDEARTVLRDALQARAEPLYQQWNRTLAALDPQLADELRRMRAGEMPAQWQADLPGYAADAKGVASRAAGGEVLNAFARQIPWLIGGSADLSPSTKTHLTFDGAGRFSADDYRGRNLHFGIREHAMGAIANGMALSYLRPYTSTFLVFSDYMKPPIRLAAIMELPVVFVFTHDSIGVGEDGPTHQPIEHLTQLRATPGLLTLRPGDANETLELWRVALAQTHRPSCVVLSRQPLPTLDRTKYAAATGAAKGAYVLAGANKPEVVLIGTGSEVSLAVAAYEQLTNEGVAAQLVSMPSWELFEEQDQAYRDSVLPPAVKARVVVEQAGPLGWDRYVGQTGAKVVMNSFGASAPLAKLQEKFGFTVEHVVKQAKAQIQLNQH, from the coding sequence ATGACTCACGCGGCTACCACTGTCGACACTCAATGCATCAACACCCTGCGCACTCTGGCCATGGACGCCGTGCAGAAGGCCAATTCCGGCCACCCCGGCACGCCCATGGGCCTGGCGCCGGTGGGGTATACGCTGTGGAGCCGGTTCCTGCGGTATCACCCGGCGCATCCCGACTGGCCCAACCGCGACCGTTTTGTGTTGTCGGTGGGGCATGCGTCGATGCTGCTGTATTCGCTGTTGCATCTTGCCGGTGTGGTGGAGATCGATGCCCAGGGCCAACGCACCGGGCAACCGGCGATCAGCCTGGACGATATCAAGCAGTTTCGCCAAGCCGACTCAAAAACCCCAGGGCATCCGGAATACCGCATGACCACCGGCGTCGAGACCACTACCGGGCCGTTGGGCCAAGGCTGCGCCAACAGCGTGGGCATGGCCATGGCCGAGCGTTGGCTGGCCGAGCGCTTCAACCGCGACGGCCAGGTGTTGTTTGACTACAACGTCTACACCCTGTGCGGCGACGGCGACATGATGGAAGGCATCAGCAGCGAAGCGGCATCGATGGCCGGGCATTTGAAGCTGGATAACCTGTGCTGGATCTACGACAACAACACCATCAGCATCGAAGGCCACACCGAGTTGGCGTTCAGCGAGGACGTGATCAAGCGCTTCCAGGCGTATGGCTGGCACACCTTGCACGTCGCCGACGCCAATGACTTGCAGGCATTGAGCGAAGCCCTGGAGACCTTCCAGGCCAACACCGGCGCACCGACGCTGATCGTGGTCGACAGCGTGATCGGCTACGGCTCGCCCCACAAGCACAACACCGCTGCCGCCCATGGCGAACCGCTGGGCGATGAAGAAATTCGCCTGACCAAGGCGGCGTATGGCTGGCCGCAGGATTCGAGCTTCCTGGTGCCCGATGAGGCACGCACGGTATTACGCGACGCGCTGCAGGCGCGCGCCGAGCCGCTGTACCAGCAATGGAACCGGACCCTGGCCGCTCTTGACCCGCAGTTAGCCGACGAACTGCGGCGCATGCGCGCCGGCGAAATGCCCGCGCAGTGGCAGGCAGATCTGCCGGGTTATGCGGCGGATGCCAAAGGCGTCGCCAGTCGTGCGGCAGGCGGTGAGGTGTTGAATGCCTTCGCCCGGCAAATCCCCTGGCTGATCGGTGGCTCGGCTGATTTGTCGCCGTCGACCAAGACCCACCTCACCTTCGACGGCGCCGGGCGTTTCAGCGCCGACGACTACCGCGGGCGTAACCTGCATTTCGGCATTCGCGAACACGCCATGGGCGCGATTGCCAATGGCATGGCGCTGTCCTACCTGCGCCCGTACACCTCGACGTTCCTGGTATTCAGCGACTATATGAAACCGCCGATCCGCCTGGCGGCGATCATGGAGTTGCCGGTGGTGTTTGTGTTCACCCACGACTCCATCGGCGTGGGCGAGGACGGGCCGACCCACCAGCCCATCGAACACCTGACGCAATTGCGCGCCACGCCGGGGCTGCTGACCCTGCGCCCTGGCGATGCAAATGAAACCCTGGAGCTGTGGAGAGTCGCCCTGGCGCAAACCCATCGGCCGAGCTGCGTGGTGCTGTCACGCCAACCGCTGCCGACCCTGGACCGCACGAAGTATGCGGCAGCGACTGGCGCAGCCAAGGGCGCTTATGTGTTGGCCGGGGCGAACAAGCCCGAAGTGGTCCTGATCGGTACCGGCAGCGAAGTCAGCCTGGCCGTGGCGGCCTATGAACAGCTCACCAACGAAGGGGTCGCCGCGCAATTGGTGTCGATGCCCAGCTGGGAATTGTTCGAAGAACAGGACCAGGCTTACCGCGACAGCGTGTTGCCACCGGCGGTAAAGGCACGGGTAGTGGTCGAACAGGCAGGGCCGTTGGGATGGGACCGTTATGTCGGACAAACCGGCGCCAAGGTGGTGATGAACAGCTTTGGCGCGTCGGCGCCGCTGGCCAAGCTGCAGGAGAAATTCGGCTTTACGGTGGAGCATGTGGTGAAGCAAGCCAAAGCGCAGATCCAACTGAATCAACACTAA
- the hglS gene encoding 2-oxoadipate dioxygenase/decarboxylase HglS, with product MPSTAHVSPDEIRKGFSKAMSDMYRDEVPLYGALMDLVAEVNTRVLQSEPGVAQQLQRTGEIQRLDRERHGAIRLGTAAELATIGRLFAVMGMQPVGYYDLTPAGVPVHSTAFRAVHEHALQTSPFRVFTSLLRLELIENRELRAFAETALAKRSIFSPGALALIGQAETDGGLDAEDAAHFIREALETFRWHHAATVTAAQYQQLSDQHRLIADVVAFKGPHINHLTPRTLDIDQVQAAMPGKGITPKAVIEGPPRRQCPILLRQTSFKALDEAIAFTDAQGSHSARFGEIEQRGVALTPKGRALYDQLLNAARDELGAFPNEANAARYTQLMEQHFQAFPDNHAHMREQGLAYFRYFATPKGLAARGHADQPRTLEALVAAGHVDVEPLVYEDFLPVSAAGIFQSNLGDGAQSHYAAHSNQAAFEQALGRNTIDELKLYAQTQQRSVDACLDALLA from the coding sequence ATGCCAAGTACCGCACATGTGAGCCCCGACGAGATCCGCAAGGGCTTTTCCAAGGCCATGTCCGATATGTACCGAGATGAAGTTCCCCTGTACGGCGCGCTGATGGATCTGGTGGCCGAGGTCAACACTCGCGTGCTCCAGAGCGAACCGGGTGTGGCGCAACAACTGCAACGCACCGGCGAGATCCAGCGCCTGGACAGGGAGCGCCACGGTGCCATCCGCCTGGGCACTGCAGCGGAACTGGCGACCATCGGCCGCCTGTTCGCAGTGATGGGCATGCAGCCGGTGGGCTATTACGACCTCACGCCGGCGGGCGTGCCGGTGCATTCCACAGCGTTTCGCGCGGTCCATGAGCATGCGCTGCAAACCAGCCCGTTTCGTGTGTTCACCTCGTTGCTGCGCCTGGAGCTGATCGAAAATCGCGAGTTGCGCGCTTTCGCCGAAACCGCCCTGGCCAAACGGTCGATCTTCAGCCCAGGCGCCCTGGCGCTGATTGGGCAGGCGGAAACAGACGGCGGCCTCGATGCCGAGGACGCCGCGCACTTTATCCGCGAGGCCCTGGAAACCTTCCGCTGGCACCACGCCGCCACCGTCACCGCCGCGCAATACCAGCAACTGAGCGACCAGCACCGCCTGATCGCCGACGTCGTCGCGTTCAAGGGCCCGCACATCAACCATCTGACTCCGCGCACCCTGGACATCGACCAGGTGCAGGCCGCCATGCCCGGCAAAGGCATCACGCCCAAGGCCGTGATCGAAGGCCCGCCGCGCCGCCAGTGCCCGATCCTGCTGCGCCAGACCAGCTTCAAAGCCCTTGACGAAGCCATCGCCTTCACCGACGCCCAAGGCAGCCACAGCGCACGTTTCGGCGAAATCGAACAACGCGGCGTCGCGCTGACGCCCAAGGGCCGCGCCCTCTACGACCAACTGCTGAACGCCGCCCGCGACGAACTGGGCGCATTCCCCAACGAGGCTAACGCCGCACGCTACACACAATTGATGGAGCAGCACTTCCAGGCCTTCCCCGACAACCACGCACACATGCGCGAACAGGGCCTGGCGTACTTCCGCTACTTCGCCACGCCAAAAGGCCTCGCGGCACGCGGCCACGCCGACCAACCACGCACGCTGGAGGCTCTGGTCGCCGCCGGCCACGTCGATGTAGAGCCGTTGGTGTATGAGGACTTTCTACCGGTGAGCGCGGCGGGGATCTTCCAGTCGAACCTGGGGGATGGCGCGCAAAGCCACTACGCGGCCCATTCGAACCAGGCGGCGTTCGAACAGGCGCTGGGGCGCAACACAATTGATGAGCTGAAGTTGTATGCGCAAACGCAGCAACGCTCGGTGGATGCGTGCCTGGACGCACTGCTGGCCTAA
- a CDS encoding DUF465 domain-containing protein, whose translation MPVKHDLYQDLGLSKEVVHERRANDKRLDSLLTQYDAADGEVLKAESASASDEDVEKLKKKRLLIKDEIVGRLG comes from the coding sequence ATGCCAGTGAAACACGACCTGTATCAGGATTTGGGGTTGAGCAAGGAAGTCGTTCACGAACGCAGGGCGAACGATAAACGCCTGGACTCGCTGCTCACGCAATATGACGCTGCCGACGGGGAGGTGCTCAAGGCGGAATCAGCCAGTGCCAGCGATGAAGATGTTGAGAAACTGAAGAAAAAGCGGCTTCTGATCAAAGATGAAATTGTGGGGCGATTGGGTTAA
- the uvrA gene encoding excinuclease ABC subunit UvrA — translation MTSPRNIPSITAQRPGFVRVRGAREHNLRNVDVDIPRDALVVFTGVSGSGKSSLAFSTVYAEAQRRYFESVAPYARRLIDQVGVPDVDSIEGLPPAVALQQQRGTPSARSSVGSVTTLSSLIRMLYSRAGSYPPGQAMLYAEDFSPNLPQGACPQCHGLGRVYEVTEALMVPDPSLTIRQRAVASWPLAWQGQNLRDILVTLGYDVDTPWRDLPKKHRDWILFTEETPTVPVYAGFTPQQTRDALKRKLEPSYQGTFSGARRYILHTFTHTQSALMKKRVAQFMQGSACPLCEGKRLTRAALSVKFAGVDIGELSQLSLAQLAELLRPVAAGQDTMKLSVEKRLAAQRIAQDLLERVSTLTELGLGYLSLERSTPTLSSGELQRLRLATQLGSQLFGVIYVLDEPSAGLHPADGEALFTALERLKAAGNSLFVVEHDLETMRRADWLIDVGPAAGEQGGQVLYSGPPAGLVDVQASQTRDYLFAEPRPSNQARREPRHLLKLAGVTRNNLHDLSVEFPLGCFTAVTGISGSGKSSLVSQALLELVGAGLGRVVDNDEEQSLEDDAPQPLGGRISSGLEHIRRLVQVDQKPIGRTPRSNLATYTGLFDNVRKLFAATPAAKKHQYDAGQFSFNVAKGRCPNCEGEGFVSVELLFMPSVYAPCPTCHGARYNPETLAIKWQGLSIAQVLGLTVEQAVEVFAEQPGVLRSLQVLRDIGLGYLRLGQPATELSGGEAQRIKLATELQRNARGATLYVLDEPTTGLHPRDVDRLLSQLNHLVDAGHTVVVVEHEMRVVAQSDWVIDIGPGAGDLGGKVVASGTPQKVARSKKSRTAPFLARALT, via the coding sequence ATGACTTCACCGCGCAACATCCCTTCGATCACCGCCCAACGCCCAGGCTTCGTGCGGGTGCGGGGTGCCCGCGAACACAACCTGCGCAATGTCGATGTGGACATTCCCCGGGACGCCTTGGTGGTGTTCACCGGCGTGTCGGGCTCGGGCAAATCGTCCCTGGCGTTTTCCACGGTGTATGCCGAGGCTCAGCGGCGCTATTTCGAGTCGGTGGCGCCCTATGCGCGGCGCCTGATCGACCAGGTGGGCGTGCCCGACGTGGACAGCATCGAGGGCCTGCCGCCCGCCGTGGCCCTGCAACAACAGCGCGGTACGCCAAGCGCGCGCAGCTCGGTGGGCAGCGTCACCACCTTGTCCAGCCTGATCCGCATGCTGTACTCCCGCGCCGGCAGTTACCCGCCAGGGCAGGCGATGCTCTATGCCGAGGACTTTTCGCCGAACCTGCCTCAGGGCGCGTGCCCGCAATGCCATGGCTTGGGCCGCGTGTATGAAGTGACCGAAGCGCTGATGGTGCCGGATCCATCGCTGACCATCCGCCAGCGCGCGGTAGCTTCCTGGCCCCTGGCCTGGCAGGGCCAGAACCTGCGCGACATACTCGTAACCCTGGGTTACGACGTGGATACCCCTTGGCGTGACCTGCCGAAAAAACACCGCGACTGGATCCTCTTCACCGAAGAAACCCCCACGGTACCGGTGTATGCCGGCTTCACCCCGCAGCAAACCCGCGACGCGCTCAAGCGCAAGCTGGAGCCGAGCTACCAGGGCACCTTCAGCGGCGCGCGGCGCTATATCCTGCACACGTTCACCCATACCCAGAGCGCGCTGATGAAAAAGCGCGTCGCGCAGTTCATGCAGGGCAGCGCCTGCCCGTTGTGCGAGGGCAAGCGCCTGACCCGGGCGGCACTCTCGGTGAAGTTCGCCGGGGTGGACATTGGCGAGTTGTCGCAGCTGTCGCTGGCGCAGTTGGCCGAGTTGCTGCGGCCGGTGGCGGCGGGGCAGGACACGATGAAACTGTCCGTGGAAAAGCGCCTGGCCGCGCAGCGTATCGCCCAGGATTTGCTGGAGCGCGTCAGCACCTTGACCGAGCTGGGTTTGGGGTATCTGAGCCTGGAACGCAGCACGCCGACGTTGTCGTCCGGCGAGTTGCAACGCCTGCGCCTGGCCACGCAATTGGGCTCGCAATTGTTTGGCGTGATCTATGTGCTGGATGAACCGTCGGCAGGGCTGCACCCGGCGGATGGCGAGGCGCTGTTCACCGCGCTTGAGCGTTTGAAAGCCGCCGGCAACTCGCTGTTTGTGGTGGAGCACGACCTGGAAACCATGCGCCGCGCCGACTGGCTGATCGATGTCGGCCCGGCCGCCGGCGAGCAGGGCGGGCAAGTGCTGTACAGCGGCCCGCCCGCCGGCTTGGTGGATGTGCAGGCATCGCAGACCCGTGACTATCTGTTTGCCGAACCGCGCCCGTCGAATCAGGCGCGCCGTGAACCCCGTCACCTGTTGAAACTGGCGGGTGTGACGCGTAACAACCTCCATGATCTGAGCGTGGAATTCCCGCTGGGTTGCTTCACCGCAGTGACCGGCATTTCCGGCTCGGGCAAGTCCAGTCTGGTCAGCCAGGCCCTGCTGGAACTGGTGGGCGCAGGCCTTGGGCGCGTGGTCGACAATGACGAAGAACAGAGCCTGGAAGATGACGCGCCGCAACCCCTCGGTGGCCGCATCAGCAGCGGGCTGGAACATATCCGCCGCCTGGTGCAGGTAGACCAGAAACCCATTGGCCGCACGCCGCGCTCGAACCTTGCGACCTACACCGGGCTGTTCGATAACGTGCGCAAACTGTTCGCCGCCACGCCCGCCGCGAAGAAGCACCAATACGATGCCGGCCAGTTCTCTTTCAACGTCGCCAAGGGCCGTTGCCCCAACTGTGAGGGCGAAGGGTTTGTCAGCGTCGAGTTGTTGTTCATGCCCAGCGTGTACGCGCCGTGCCCGACCTGCCATGGGGCGCGCTACAACCCCGAGACACTGGCGATCAAATGGCAGGGCTTGAGCATCGCCCAGGTGCTGGGCCTGACCGTTGAGCAGGCCGTCGAGGTGTTTGCCGAGCAGCCGGGTGTGTTGCGTTCGTTGCAGGTATTGCGCGATATCGGCCTGGGTTATCTGCGGCTTGGCCAACCGGCTACCGAACTGTCCGGCGGCGAGGCGCAACGCATCAAGTTGGCCACCGAACTGCAACGCAACGCCCGGGGCGCGACCTTGTATGTGCTGGATGAGCCGACCACGGGGCTTCATCCACGGGATGTGGATCGCCTGCTCAGCCAGCTCAACCATCTGGTGGATGCGGGGCACACGGTGGTGGTGGTCGAGCATGAAATGCGCGTGGTCGCGCAGAGTGACTGGGTGATCGATATCGGGCCGGGAGCAGGGGATCTGGGGGGCAAGGTGGTTGCCAGTGGCACGCCACAGAAAGTCGCCAGGAGCAAAAAGAGTCGCACCGCGCCATTCCTGGCACGGGCACTCACCTAA
- a CDS encoding OprD family outer membrane porin, with protein sequence MKLSTLALSITAAVLAQQACADDFGLGALGTGNGHSGFVEDSHASVSSRTMYYSADNRSGTNNDLREAATALRFDYKSGFTQGTLGVGFDVMAFGALRLDGGDGHAAGPGLAGNGNSFFPTRNNGTEPADSFGRAAGNVKFRISQTELHVGGGLAPVLPILVANDSRVAPQTFDGGVLTSNDIPNVTFTGGELNRVEGRASSNSTGLSVAGGQRDSDSFKFGGVDYKPFGSSDNSLAKNLTLQYYYAQLQDFYKQNYVGLVHVLPLGNDQSFKTDLRYFDSTSDGKNGSSGYAFNNNGGYAKHAGEVDNKTYSAAFTYQLGGSSLMLGHIGVGDDGGFVWVNQGSLADPHAQGAGGSDFYLFTDAVVGQFSRAGEQVNFGQYAYDFKAYVPGLKASVAYLDGKDIKSNVAGGPDQKENEADFRLDYVVQAGPLKGFGTTLRTGTYHGKNTGTADQDQTRLIFNYTYAIF encoded by the coding sequence ATGAAGCTATCTACACTGGCGTTATCCATCACCGCCGCCGTGCTGGCACAGCAGGCTTGCGCGGATGATTTCGGGCTCGGCGCGCTGGGCACGGGCAACGGTCACAGCGGTTTTGTGGAGGACAGTCATGCGTCCGTCAGCTCACGAACCATGTACTACAGCGCAGACAACCGCTCGGGTACCAACAACGACCTGCGCGAAGCCGCAACCGCGCTGCGTTTTGACTACAAATCCGGCTTTACCCAAGGCACGCTCGGCGTCGGTTTCGACGTGATGGCGTTCGGTGCCTTGCGCCTCGATGGCGGCGACGGTCACGCCGCCGGCCCCGGCCTGGCGGGCAACGGCAACAGCTTCTTTCCAACCAGGAACAACGGTACCGAACCTGCCGACTCCTTTGGTCGCGCTGCGGGTAATGTGAAGTTCAGGATTTCCCAGACCGAATTGCACGTCGGTGGTGGCCTGGCACCGGTGTTGCCCATCCTGGTCGCCAACGACAGCCGTGTGGCGCCGCAGACCTTTGACGGCGGCGTTCTGACTTCGAACGACATCCCCAACGTGACCTTCACCGGCGGTGAGCTGAACCGCGTCGAAGGCCGTGCTTCCAGTAACTCCACGGGGTTGAGCGTTGCCGGTGGCCAGCGCGATAGCGACAGCTTCAAATTCGGTGGCGTGGACTACAAACCCTTCGGTTCATCCGACAACAGCCTGGCAAAAAACCTGACGCTGCAGTACTACTACGCGCAGCTGCAGGACTTCTACAAACAGAACTATGTAGGCCTGGTGCACGTGCTGCCGTTGGGCAATGACCAATCGTTCAAGACCGACCTGCGTTACTTCGACAGCACCAGCGACGGCAAGAATGGTTCGAGTGGCTATGCGTTCAACAACAACGGCGGCTATGCCAAGCATGCTGGCGAAGTGGACAACAAAACCTACAGCGCAGCCTTCACTTATCAGTTGGGTGGCAGCAGCCTGATGCTCGGCCACATTGGCGTGGGGGATGACGGTGGCTTCGTCTGGGTCAACCAGGGCAGCCTGGCCGACCCGCACGCGCAAGGCGCCGGCGGCAGCGACTTCTACCTGTTTACCGATGCGGTGGTCGGCCAGTTCTCCCGGGCAGGCGAGCAGGTCAACTTCGGCCAGTATGCCTATGACTTCAAGGCCTACGTACCGGGCCTGAAGGCGTCCGTGGCGTATCTGGACGGCAAGGACATCAAGTCCAATGTCGCCGGTGGCCCCGACCAGAAAGAAAACGAAGCCGACTTCCGCTTGGACTATGTGGTGCAGGCAGGTCCGCTGAAAGGCTTCGGTACCACCTTGCGTACCGGTACCTATCACGGCAAAAACACCGGCACCGCCGACCAGGACCAGACCCGTCTGATCTTCAACTACACCTACGCGATCTTCTAA
- a CDS encoding SCP2 sterol-binding domain-containing protein, with protein MTDVAKAVEAMKAKFNPSAAEGLDLVFGFRIDDTKNFSLVVKDKTCELQEGENPDAQVTLVMDSETLEGIVDGSTDGMQAFMGGKLRTEGDMMLAMKLSELFPS; from the coding sequence ATGACTGACGTAGCTAAAGCCGTAGAAGCAATGAAAGCCAAATTCAACCCAAGCGCTGCCGAAGGCCTGGACCTGGTATTCGGTTTCCGCATTGACGACACCAAGAATTTTTCCCTGGTTGTCAAAGACAAGACCTGCGAGCTGCAAGAAGGCGAAAACCCGGACGCCCAAGTGACCCTGGTCATGGACAGCGAAACCCTGGAAGGCATCGTCGACGGTTCCACCGACGGCATGCAGGCCTTCATGGGCGGCAAGCTGCGCACCGAAGGCGACATGATGCTGGCGATGAAGCTGAGCGAGTTGTTCCCTTCCTGA
- a CDS encoding histidine phosphatase family protein, whose amino-acid sequence MGSIYLIRHGQASFGADDYDVLSPLGVEQAQVLGRHLADMGLVFDRCIAGDLRRQQHTASATFDQYSARGLPVPPLETDVAFNEFDGEAIIRGLLPDLLGAEPNAMHILRNGAQNRSEFQRIFALIIERWLAGTYDPPGLESWQGFVERVQGGLQRILEAADNSHKVAVFTSGGTITALLHLMTRMPAAQAFELNWQIVNTSLNQLKFRGREVALASFNSHTHLQLLKAPQLITFR is encoded by the coding sequence GTGGGCAGCATCTATCTGATTCGACATGGCCAGGCCTCCTTCGGTGCAGACGATTACGACGTGCTGTCGCCCCTCGGCGTGGAACAAGCCCAAGTCCTCGGTCGCCACCTGGCCGACATGGGCCTGGTATTCGACCGCTGCATAGCCGGCGACCTGCGCCGCCAACAGCACACCGCCAGCGCTACGTTCGATCAATACAGCGCCCGGGGCCTGCCGGTCCCGCCGCTGGAAACCGACGTCGCCTTCAATGAATTCGACGGTGAGGCCATTATTCGCGGGTTGCTCCCTGACCTGCTCGGCGCCGAACCCAACGCGATGCACATCCTGCGTAACGGCGCGCAAAACCGCAGCGAATTCCAGCGCATCTTCGCCCTGATCATCGAGCGCTGGCTGGCCGGCACCTATGATCCGCCAGGGCTGGAAAGCTGGCAGGGGTTCGTCGAGCGCGTTCAAGGCGGCCTGCAACGTATTCTCGAGGCAGCGGACAATTCGCACAAAGTCGCCGTGTTCACCTCGGGCGGCACCATCACCGCCCTGCTCCACCTGATGACCCGAATGCCTGCCGCCCAGGCCTTCGAGCTGAACTGGCAAATTGTTAACACCTCGCTCAACCAGCTGAAATTCCGCGGTCGCGAGGTGGCACTGGCTTCCTTCAACAGCCATACCCACTTGCAACTGTTGAAGGCGCCGCAGCTCATCACCTTCCGGTGA
- a CDS encoding ATP-binding protein, with the protein MQFLSNSHGCEGWAGEMAQRIRGFDWSKTDLGPIDQWSTSLACTVQMMLASPVPMVMLWGRLGHMIYNDSYSAFAGGRHPYLLGTPVELGWPEVADFNRHVVDTCLAGGTLSFNNKDLVLLRNGQPETVWLDLYYSPVAGDDQQPAGVLAIVVETTELVKSEQVRQELTHNLEQRVAAEVQARSTAEEQLRQSQKLEAIGGLTGGVAHDFNNLLQVIAGNLHLLARHEPDNPQVQRRVSAAIAAVERGAKLSTQLLAFARRQPLSPAVYNPLRIYENLGELLQRALGETIRIDVQLPRDPWRIHVDRNQLENALLNLAINARDAMKGEGVIRISGENIILNPDDCIGKSISPGEYVRLAVSDTGVGMSPAIQAKVFEPFFTTKRDGHGTGLGLSMVFGFVRQSGGHVDVCSAEGKGTLVQLYFPRNLGEERPETSAEPLAPEGGQETILVVEDNEGVRLTVVEVLEQSGYTVLTAEDGDQAMLKLKDGLQPDLIFTDVVMPGRVKSTDLAQWARGQTPPVPVLFTSGHTRDILSSNHLLSRDIHLLSKPYSPEALTLRVRRVLTARQG; encoded by the coding sequence ATGCAATTCTTATCCAATTCCCATGGCTGTGAAGGTTGGGCCGGTGAAATGGCTCAGCGTATACGCGGCTTTGACTGGTCAAAAACCGACCTCGGGCCCATCGACCAGTGGTCCACCAGCCTGGCCTGTACCGTGCAAATGATGCTTGCCTCACCGGTGCCGATGGTGATGCTGTGGGGGCGCCTGGGCCACATGATCTACAACGACAGCTACTCGGCGTTTGCCGGTGGTCGCCACCCGTACCTGCTGGGTACGCCGGTGGAGCTGGGTTGGCCGGAAGTGGCCGACTTCAACCGGCATGTGGTGGACACCTGCCTGGCCGGAGGCACGTTGTCGTTCAACAACAAGGACTTGGTGCTGCTGCGCAACGGACAACCGGAAACCGTATGGCTGGACCTGTATTACAGCCCCGTCGCCGGCGATGACCAGCAACCGGCCGGCGTCCTGGCGATTGTGGTCGAGACCACCGAGTTGGTGAAGTCCGAACAGGTGCGTCAGGAACTCACCCATAATCTCGAACAGCGCGTGGCCGCTGAAGTGCAGGCGCGCTCCACCGCCGAGGAGCAGTTGCGCCAGTCGCAAAAACTCGAAGCCATCGGCGGCCTTACCGGCGGCGTGGCCCACGACTTCAATAACCTGCTGCAAGTGATCGCCGGCAACCTGCATTTGCTGGCCCGCCATGAACCGGACAACCCCCAGGTGCAGCGGCGTGTGAGCGCGGCCATTGCAGCGGTGGAGCGGGGCGCCAAGCTGTCGACACAACTGCTGGCCTTTGCCCGTCGCCAGCCATTGTCTCCGGCGGTGTACAACCCGTTGCGCATTTACGAAAACCTCGGCGAACTGCTGCAGCGCGCACTGGGTGAAACCATCCGCATTGATGTGCAACTGCCGCGTGATCCGTGGCGCATTCATGTCGACCGCAACCAACTGGAAAACGCCTTGCTCAACCTGGCGATCAATGCGCGGGATGCCATGAAGGGCGAGGGCGTGATTCGCATCAGCGGTGAAAACATCATCCTCAACCCCGATGATTGCATCGGCAAAAGCATCAGCCCCGGCGAATACGTACGCCTGGCGGTGAGCGACACCGGTGTGGGCATGTCACCGGCGATCCAGGCCAAGGTGTTCGAACCGTTCTTCACCACCAAGCGCGACGGCCACGGCACCGGCCTGGGCTTGAGCATGGTGTTCGGCTTTGTGCGCCAAAGCGGCGGGCACGTGGATGTGTGCAGCGCAGAAGGCAAGGGCACCTTGGTGCAGTTGTATTTCCCGCGCAACCTGGGCGAGGAACGCCCGGAAACATCGGCCGAACCCTTGGCGCCCGAGGGCGGCCAGGAAACGATCCTGGTGGTCGAAGACAATGAAGGCGTGCGCCTGACCGTCGTGGAAGTGCTCGAACAATCGGGCTACACCGTGCTCACCGCCGAAGACGGCGACCAGGCCATGCTCAAGCTCAAAGACGGCCTGCAACCGGACCTGATTTTTACCGACGTGGTAATGCCGGGCCGCGTCAAAAGCACCGACCTCGCGCAGTGGGCCCGCGGGCAAACGCCTCCCGTGCCGGTGCTGTTCACCTCCGGCCACACCCGCGACATCCTCTCCAGCAACCACCTGCTGAGCCGCGACATTCATCTGCTGAGCAAGCCCTACAGCCCCGAAGCCCTGACGTTACGCGTGCGCCGCGTGCTTACCGCAAGACAAGGTTGA